The following coding sequences are from one Oncorhynchus clarkii lewisi isolate Uvic-CL-2024 chromosome 20, UVic_Ocla_1.0, whole genome shotgun sequence window:
- the LOC139376953 gene encoding cytohesin-1-like isoform X1 yields MMVLKSADGVVPDDLSPEERQELESIRRRKQELLQDIQRLKGEIAEVTNEIDNLGITDERKSMQRNKQVSMGCKKFNMDPKKGIRFLIDSGLLKNTSDDIAQFLYKGEGLNKTAIGDFLGEREDFNLEVLQAFVELHEFTDLNLVQALRQFLWSFRLPGEAQKIDRMMEAFAQRYCHCNPGVFQHSDTCYVLSFAVIMLNTSLHNPNVKDKPSHQRFTTMNRGINDGGDLPEDLLRNLYESIKNEPFKIPEDDGNDLTHTFFNPDREGWLLKLGGRVKTWKRRWFILTDNCLYYFEYTTDKEPRGIIPLENLSIREVDDSKKPNCFELFIPDHRDQVIKACKTEADGRVVEGNHTFYRISAPTAEEKEEWITSIKKAISRDPFYEMVAARKKKVSALTSP; encoded by the exons TACCTGATGATCTGAGTcctgaggagagacaggagttgGAGAGCATCCGCCGTAGGAAACAAGAACTACTGCAGGacatacag AGGCTGAAGGGTGAGATAGCAGAGGTGACAAATGAAATTGACAACCTAGGCATAACCGacgaaag GAAAAGCATGCAGAGAAACAAGCAGGTGTCCATGGGGTGCAAGAAGTTCAACATGGACCCAAAGAAG GGGATCCGGTTTTTGATTGACAGCGGTCTGCTGAAGAACACCAGTGATGACATCGCCCAGTTCCTCTATAAAGGGGAGGGGCTAAACAAGACCGCCATCGGAGACTTCCTGGGGGAGAG AGAGGATTTCAATCTTGAGGTTCTACAAGCCTTTGTGGAGCTGCATGAGTTTACTGACCTTAACCTGGTCCAGGCCCTCAG gcagTTCCTGTGGAGTTTCCGGTTGCCAGGTGAAGCCCAGAAGATCGATCGCATGATGGAGGCGTTTGCCCAGAGATACTGTCACTGTAACCCTGGCGTCTTCCAGCACAGCG ATACGTGTTATGTGTTGTCGTTTGCTGTGATCATGCTGAACACCAGTCTCCATAACCCCAATGTGAAGGACAAACCCTCCCACCAGAGATTCACCACCATGAACAGAGGAATCAACGATGGCGGAGACTTACCTGAGGACCTACTCAGG AACCTGTATGAGAGTATAAAGAACGAACCCTTTAAGATCCCAGAGGATGATGGGAACGacctcacacacactttcttcAACCCCGACCGGGAGGGCTGGCTACTCAAACTAG GAGGGCGTGTGAAGACGTGGAAGAGACGATGGTTCATCCTCACAGACAACTGCCTGTACTACTTTGAGTACACTACT gaTAAGGAGCCTAGGGGTATCATCCCTCTGGAGAATCTTAGTATTAGAGAGGTGGACGACTCTAAGAAACCA aactgTTTTGAGCTGTTCATCCCGGACCACAGGGATCAGGTGATCAAGGCGTGTAAGACCGAGGCGGACGGACGTGTTGTCGAGGGCAACCACACCTTCTATCGAATCTCCGCCCCCACAGCTGAGGAGAAGGAAGAATGGATCACCAGCATCAA AAAAGCCATCAGCAGGGACCCCTTCTATGAGATGGTGGCAGCCCGGAAGAAGAAGGTGTCGGCTCTGACTAGCCCGTAG
- the LOC139376953 gene encoding cytohesin-1-like isoform X2 gives MQRNKQVSMGCKKFNMDPKKGIRFLIDSGLLKNTSDDIAQFLYKGEGLNKTAIGDFLGEREDFNLEVLQAFVELHEFTDLNLVQALRQFLWSFRLPGEAQKIDRMMEAFAQRYCHCNPGVFQHSDTCYVLSFAVIMLNTSLHNPNVKDKPSHQRFTTMNRGINDGGDLPEDLLRNLYESIKNEPFKIPEDDGNDLTHTFFNPDREGWLLKLGGGRVKTWKRRWFILTDNCLYYFEYTTDKEPRGIIPLENLSIREVDDSKKPNCFELFIPDHRDQVIKACKTEADGRVVEGNHTFYRISAPTAEEKEEWITSIKKAISRDPFYEMVAARKKKVSALTSP, from the exons ATGCAGAGAAACAAGCAGGTGTCCATGGGGTGCAAGAAGTTCAACATGGACCCAAAGAAG GGGATCCGGTTTTTGATTGACAGCGGTCTGCTGAAGAACACCAGTGATGACATCGCCCAGTTCCTCTATAAAGGGGAGGGGCTAAACAAGACCGCCATCGGAGACTTCCTGGGGGAGAG AGAGGATTTCAATCTTGAGGTTCTACAAGCCTTTGTGGAGCTGCATGAGTTTACTGACCTTAACCTGGTCCAGGCCCTCAG gcagTTCCTGTGGAGTTTCCGGTTGCCAGGTGAAGCCCAGAAGATCGATCGCATGATGGAGGCGTTTGCCCAGAGATACTGTCACTGTAACCCTGGCGTCTTCCAGCACAGCG ATACGTGTTATGTGTTGTCGTTTGCTGTGATCATGCTGAACACCAGTCTCCATAACCCCAATGTGAAGGACAAACCCTCCCACCAGAGATTCACCACCATGAACAGAGGAATCAACGATGGCGGAGACTTACCTGAGGACCTACTCAGG AACCTGTATGAGAGTATAAAGAACGAACCCTTTAAGATCCCAGAGGATGATGGGAACGacctcacacacactttcttcAACCCCGACCGGGAGGGCTGGCTACTCAAACTAGG AGGAGGGCGTGTGAAGACGTGGAAGAGACGATGGTTCATCCTCACAGACAACTGCCTGTACTACTTTGAGTACACTACT gaTAAGGAGCCTAGGGGTATCATCCCTCTGGAGAATCTTAGTATTAGAGAGGTGGACGACTCTAAGAAACCA aactgTTTTGAGCTGTTCATCCCGGACCACAGGGATCAGGTGATCAAGGCGTGTAAGACCGAGGCGGACGGACGTGTTGTCGAGGGCAACCACACCTTCTATCGAATCTCCGCCCCCACAGCTGAGGAGAAGGAAGAATGGATCACCAGCATCAA AAAAGCCATCAGCAGGGACCCCTTCTATGAGATGGTGGCAGCCCGGAAGAAGAAGGTGTCGGCTCTGACTAGCCCGTAG